One Pseudomonas rhizophila DNA window includes the following coding sequences:
- a CDS encoding siderophore-interacting protein, translating to MTEVDQNTIHRVSHEIKRRRLQVLRVQDLTPRMRRITLGGPELAGFTSLGSDDHVKLLFPQNAEEHAALENFAPGAGKDQGPMPQMRDYTPRRYDLQTLELDIDFVLHGDGPAATWATQATPGQYLNIAGPRGSMIVPDIFDHYLLIGDETALPAIARRLENLAANRRALVVVEVENGAEQQILNSPAQVHVIWVLREGRQNNLLTTVQHLEMPGGKLYAWVATESKVSRQIRKVLLEDKGLDQDFVKAVGYWKADDSEEE from the coding sequence ATGACTGAAGTCGATCAAAACACCATTCACCGTGTCAGCCACGAGATCAAGCGCCGCCGCCTGCAGGTGTTGCGAGTGCAGGACCTGACCCCGCGCATGCGCCGCATCACCCTGGGCGGGCCGGAACTGGCCGGGTTCACCAGCCTCGGCAGCGACGATCACGTAAAACTGCTGTTCCCACAGAACGCCGAGGAACACGCCGCCCTGGAAAACTTCGCCCCCGGCGCTGGCAAGGATCAGGGCCCGATGCCGCAAATGCGCGACTACACCCCGCGCCGTTATGACCTGCAGACGCTGGAGCTGGACATCGACTTTGTGCTGCATGGCGATGGGCCTGCCGCGACCTGGGCGACCCAGGCGACGCCCGGGCAATACCTCAACATCGCCGGGCCAAGGGGCTCGATGATTGTCCCGGACATCTTCGACCACTACCTGCTGATCGGCGACGAAACCGCCCTGCCCGCCATCGCCCGTCGCCTGGAAAACCTGGCGGCCAACCGGCGTGCGCTGGTGGTGGTGGAAGTGGAAAACGGCGCCGAGCAGCAAATCCTTAACAGCCCCGCGCAAGTACACGTGATCTGGGTGCTGCGCGAAGGCCGCCAGAACAACCTGCTGACCACCGTGCAGCACCTGGAAATGCCCGGCGGCAAGCTGTACGCCTGGGTCGCCACCGAGAGCAAGGTGTCGCGACAGATTCGCAAGGTGTTGTTGGAGGATAAAGGGTTGGATCAGGATTTTGTGAAGGCGGTGGGGTATTGGAAGGCGGATGACAGCGAGGAGGAATGA
- a CDS encoding CS1 type fimbrial major subunit, translating into MLKQIVSGTALIAAALSSSLVFALDDARSSIHITATIPTKQFHVLPRNPDFGKDEVMHYNPVTNSLSPLRQTFDVKNTDGSVHAYLLGGQPSLTNGTDAIPLIARFNNVTLTEFPQEVVTDAASTPGTQADMLIMASTVPLESQVGQYTADFTVIFDAVPRP; encoded by the coding sequence ATGCTCAAACAAATCGTATCCGGTACTGCTCTGATCGCCGCAGCCCTGAGTTCCTCGCTGGTCTTCGCTCTGGACGATGCCCGCTCTTCTATTCATATCACCGCGACGATTCCCACCAAGCAGTTCCATGTACTGCCACGCAACCCTGACTTCGGTAAGGATGAAGTCATGCACTACAACCCGGTGACCAACTCCTTGAGCCCTTTGCGTCAGACCTTCGACGTGAAGAACACCGATGGTTCGGTGCATGCCTACCTCTTGGGTGGTCAGCCTTCGTTGACCAACGGTACGGACGCCATTCCCCTCATCGCCAGGTTCAACAATGTCACCCTGACCGAGTTTCCTCAGGAAGTGGTGACTGACGCGGCATCCACTCCAGGTACCCAGGCCGACATGCTCATCATGGCCTCGACCGTGCCTCTGGAGAGCCAGGTCGGTCAATACACCGCCGACTTCACCGTGATCTTCGACGCGGTGCCTCGCCCGTAA
- a CDS encoding PadR family transcriptional regulator has product MTVPPSHPSRKHDEHDEHDGFERRPAGRERGSRGPRVFASGDLKLLLLALIGEQPCHGYDLIRRIENMFDGAYSPSPGVIYPTLTFLEMGALIAGNAEGGKKRYSVTDAGRLFLEDQTPALNEVRMRIEASKRSLRGQDRPPEIHEAVYNLRNALHKHHGRWSPEETLRIRDLLNNTAKAIIDGPDRPPVSESSQ; this is encoded by the coding sequence ATGACAGTCCCCCCTTCCCATCCCAGCCGAAAACACGATGAACACGATGAACACGATGGTTTCGAACGTCGACCCGCAGGCCGTGAGCGTGGTAGCCGGGGCCCCCGGGTCTTCGCCTCCGGTGACCTGAAATTGCTGTTGCTGGCGCTGATTGGCGAGCAGCCCTGCCACGGCTACGACTTGATCCGCCGGATCGAAAACATGTTCGACGGCGCCTATAGCCCCAGCCCCGGCGTGATTTATCCGACCCTGACCTTCCTGGAAATGGGCGCATTGATCGCCGGCAACGCCGAAGGTGGAAAAAAACGCTACAGCGTGACCGACGCCGGACGTCTATTCCTTGAAGACCAGACCCCGGCGCTGAATGAGGTACGCATGCGCATTGAAGCGAGCAAGCGCTCCCTGCGCGGCCAAGACCGCCCCCCGGAAATCCACGAAGCGGTGTATAACCTGCGCAATGCGCTGCACAAACACCATGGCCGGTGGAGCCCGGAAGAAACTTTGCGGATTCGCGACCTGCTCAACAACACCGCCAAAGCCATTATCGACGGTCCCGACCGTCCACCTGTTTCGGAGTCCAGCCAATGA
- a CDS encoding preQ0 transporter produces MLFLIAYISSVVLINFAFSAAPHLDIIWSAWGGLVFVLRDMVQTRFGHGAIVAMLVALVLSYVTSDPTIALASATAFAVSECIDWLVFSITKRPLHDRLWISSALSIPLDTFIFFGMIDALTPAVVITALVSKFAGVTAVWLIMAWRLRKQAVTG; encoded by the coding sequence ATGCTTTTCCTGATCGCCTATATCAGCAGCGTCGTGCTGATCAACTTCGCGTTTTCCGCCGCGCCGCACCTGGACATCATCTGGTCGGCCTGGGGCGGGCTGGTGTTTGTCCTGCGCGACATGGTGCAAACTCGATTCGGCCACGGCGCCATCGTGGCGATGCTGGTGGCGCTGGTGTTGTCCTACGTCACCTCCGACCCGACCATTGCCCTGGCCAGCGCCACGGCGTTCGCGGTATCCGAATGCATTGACTGGCTGGTGTTCTCCATCACCAAGCGTCCGCTGCATGACCGGTTGTGGATCAGTTCGGCCCTGAGCATTCCCCTCGACACCTTCATTTTCTTCGGCATGATCGATGCCCTGACACCGGCCGTGGTGATCACCGCGCTGGTCTCGAAATTTGCCGGGGTCACGGCAGTGTGGCTGATCATGGCCTGGCGTTTGCGCAAACAGGCCGTCACCGGCTGA
- a CDS encoding CS1 type fimbrial major subunit, whose amino-acid sequence MFKTLLRTLLFTALTLPGLPAWAALERETFELFVTIPTIDFHVLPVDPQLVEREQPMLFSTLTSGLLPLRANYEVKNINGAIGARLGQEAYLSNGRERIDLQVTFNNVQLTLDSAQVVSAAEARPGRRVGLEIIAVKTEEEYAPGDYFGTVHMVFDAIAP is encoded by the coding sequence ATGTTCAAGACGCTGTTACGTACTCTCCTGTTCACCGCCTTGACGCTGCCGGGTTTGCCCGCGTGGGCAGCGCTGGAGCGCGAAACGTTCGAACTCTTCGTCACCATCCCGACGATCGACTTCCACGTGCTGCCGGTCGACCCGCAACTGGTCGAGCGTGAACAGCCGATGCTGTTCAGCACCCTGACCTCCGGGCTCTTGCCGCTGCGGGCCAATTACGAAGTGAAGAACATCAACGGGGCCATTGGCGCCCGTCTGGGGCAAGAGGCTTACCTGTCCAATGGCCGTGAGCGCATCGACCTGCAGGTGACGTTCAACAACGTCCAACTGACCCTGGATTCGGCCCAGGTGGTCTCGGCCGCCGAAGCCCGGCCCGGTCGGCGTGTGGGGCTGGAAATCATCGCCGTCAAGACCGAGGAGGAGTATGCGCCTGGGGATTATTTCGGCACCGTGCACATGGTGTTCGATGCCATTGCGCCGTAG
- a CDS encoding transglycosylase domain-containing protein, which yields MGALWQTDSSKPVGPTERMEEAPLPQKKRRAGHGWRAFWLLLLIIVVVVGLAVAKEMRTSRFQAQELSRYAASLTYSVQPGPSDAIVYPGAGPFDRRLGYSSLDEFLPRLLKRDYVIQAQARFSPALMNYVDKGLFAPYAEKIQAGLTITDCRVAPLYQFKYPQQLYASFEAIPPVVVQSLLFIENRFLLDPKHPQANPAVDWPRFGMAAWSQVAKLLSLPGQSAGGSTLATQLEKYRHSADGLTGSGAEKIRQMISASVRAYQAGPQTLEARQKIIRDYLNSVPLSAVPGHGEVHGMAEGLRVWYGADFKRANERLSSTATDPASLAEKGLALREMLSLMIAQRRPSYYLSKGRDELARLTDSHVRLLAQNGVIDASLAEATLASKVSYRDWVQQPTIQPNEINKGISAARSRLATLLNRSFYDLDRLDLSATSTLQNDLQTQATDYLKRLADPAFAAEIGLMGERLLTPTSTAQVRYSFTLLELTPDGSRVRVQTDSTDQPFDINEGSKLELGSTAKLRVLTTYLQIIAELHERYAHETPATLKKAEIADQDRLSRWAVDYLIQHSDRNLPTMLEAALDRTYSASPGEAFFTGGGLHTFNNFRKEDNGRNPTLRDALRESINLPFIRLMRDLVRYATYAGPDSSSELLKDDKNPRRQEYLAQFADREGTTFLLKFWKKYQKKDTGQRLETFLDGMRPTAIRLAAVHRYFFPGDSQESFNHFVRSHLKSAKSAEKLTDERLERLYSSYGPGNYDLPDQGFIAKVHPLDLWLVGYLLNNPDAKFSQIVKASRFERQEVYSWLFKSRHKSARDSRIRTMLEVEAFLDIHQRWQKVGYPFDHLVPSLATAIGSSGDRPAALAELVGTILNDGIRLPALRVDSLDFAVNTPYETRLISDPDNGKRVMPVEVARALRGALSQVVDAGTAKRVAGSFTLADGTPLSMGGKTGTGDNRIEAVGAGGRVISSKSINRTATFVFYIGDSHFGTLTAYVPGASAQNFKFTSALPVQVLKGMAPFLSPYLQPGSHTQCQPLVARH from the coding sequence ATGGGCGCGTTATGGCAAACCGATTCGAGTAAACCTGTGGGCCCGACTGAACGTATGGAAGAAGCACCTTTACCCCAAAAAAAACGCCGCGCAGGGCATGGCTGGCGAGCGTTCTGGTTGTTGCTGTTGATTATCGTGGTGGTGGTCGGCCTGGCGGTGGCCAAGGAAATGCGCACGTCCAGGTTTCAAGCCCAGGAGCTAAGCCGGTACGCCGCGTCTCTGACCTATTCGGTGCAACCGGGGCCCAGCGACGCCATCGTCTACCCTGGGGCGGGTCCGTTCGACCGGCGGTTGGGTTACAGCTCGCTGGATGAATTCCTGCCGCGGTTGCTCAAGCGCGATTATGTGATCCAGGCCCAGGCACGTTTCTCTCCGGCCTTGATGAACTACGTCGATAAGGGCCTGTTTGCCCCTTATGCGGAAAAGATCCAGGCCGGCCTGACGATCACCGATTGCCGCGTCGCGCCGCTGTACCAGTTCAAGTACCCGCAGCAACTGTACGCCAGCTTCGAGGCAATCCCCCCCGTGGTGGTGCAAAGCCTGTTGTTCATCGAGAACCGCTTTCTGCTCGACCCCAAGCACCCCCAGGCCAACCCGGCGGTGGACTGGCCGCGCTTCGGCATGGCGGCGTGGTCGCAAGTCGCCAAGCTCCTGAGTCTGCCTGGGCAGTCCGCCGGGGGCAGTACACTGGCGACGCAGCTGGAAAAGTACCGCCACTCCGCCGACGGCCTCACCGGGTCGGGAGCGGAGAAAATCCGCCAGATGATTTCCGCCAGTGTGCGTGCCTATCAGGCGGGCCCGCAGACCCTTGAGGCCCGGCAGAAAATCATTCGCGACTACCTCAACAGCGTGCCGCTCTCCGCCGTACCGGGGCATGGCGAAGTCCACGGCATGGCCGAAGGTTTGCGGGTCTGGTACGGCGCCGATTTCAAGCGTGCCAACGAACGCTTGTCCAGCACCGCGACAGACCCCGCCAGCCTCGCGGAAAAAGGCCTGGCCCTGCGGGAAATGCTGTCGTTGATGATCGCCCAGCGCCGCCCCTCCTATTACCTGTCCAAAGGCCGGGACGAACTGGCGCGCCTGACCGACAGCCACGTCCGGCTGCTGGCCCAGAACGGCGTGATCGACGCCTCGCTGGCCGAGGCGACCCTGGCAAGCAAGGTCAGCTATCGCGACTGGGTGCAGCAACCCACCATCCAGCCCAACGAAATCAACAAGGGCATCAGCGCCGCCCGCAGTCGTCTGGCCACGCTGCTCAACCGCTCGTTTTACGACCTCGATCGCCTGGACCTCTCCGCCACCAGCACCTTGCAAAACGACTTGCAGACCCAGGCCACCGATTACCTCAAGCGCTTGGCGGACCCGGCGTTCGCTGCCGAAATCGGCCTGATGGGCGAACGTCTTCTGACGCCTACCAGCACCGCCCAGGTGCGCTACAGCTTCACCCTGCTGGAACTGACCCCGGACGGCTCGCGCGTGCGCGTGCAAACCGACAGCACCGACCAACCCTTTGATATCAACGAAGGCAGCAAACTGGAACTGGGCTCCACCGCCAAGTTACGGGTGCTCACCACCTACCTGCAGATCATCGCCGAACTGCACGAACGTTATGCCCACGAAACCCCGGCAACATTGAAAAAAGCCGAGATCGCCGACCAGGACCGCCTCTCCCGCTGGGCCGTCGACTACCTGATCCAGCACAGCGATCGCAACCTGCCGACGATGCTTGAGGCGGCGCTGGATCGTACCTATTCAGCCAGCCCCGGCGAGGCGTTTTTCACCGGCGGCGGGCTGCACACCTTCAATAATTTCCGTAAGGAAGATAACGGCCGTAATCCCACCTTGCGCGACGCCCTGCGCGAGTCGATCAACCTGCCATTCATTCGCCTGATGCGTGACCTGGTGCGCTACGCCACGTACGCGGGTCCCGACAGCAGTTCGGAGCTGCTCAAGGACGACAAGAATCCGCGCCGCCAGGAGTACCTGGCCCAGTTCGCCGACCGCGAAGGCACCACCTTCCTGCTCAAGTTCTGGAAGAAGTATCAGAAAAAGGACACGGGCCAGCGTCTCGAAACCTTCCTCGACGGCATGCGCCCCACCGCGATCCGCCTGGCCGCCGTGCACCGCTATTTCTTTCCCGGCGACAGCCAGGAAAGCTTCAACCACTTTGTGCGTTCGCACCTCAAGTCGGCCAAGAGCGCCGAAAAGCTCACCGACGAACGCCTGGAACGGCTCTACAGCAGCTACGGCCCGGGCAACTATGACCTGCCCGACCAGGGCTTTATCGCCAAAGTCCATCCGCTGGACCTGTGGCTGGTGGGTTATCTGCTGAACAATCCTGATGCCAAGTTCAGCCAGATCGTCAAAGCCAGCCGGTTCGAACGCCAAGAGGTCTACAGTTGGCTATTCAAAAGCCGGCACAAGAGCGCCCGCGACAGTCGTATCCGCACCATGCTGGAAGTCGAGGCCTTCCTTGATATCCACCAACGCTGGCAGAAAGTCGGCTACCCGTTCGACCATCTGGTGCCGTCGCTGGCCACCGCCATCGGCAGCTCCGGCGACCGCCCCGCCGCGCTGGCGGAGCTGGTGGGCACCATCCTCAACGACGGCATCCGGCTCCCGGCGCTGCGCGTCGACAGCCTCGACTTCGCCGTCAATACCCCTTATGAGACACGGCTGATCAGCGATCCGGATAACGGCAAACGGGTGATGCCGGTGGAAGTGGCCCGGGCTTTGCGCGGTGCGTTGTCCCAGGTGGTCGATGCCGGCACCGCGAAACGGGTGGCCGGCAGTTTCACCCTGGCCGATGGCACGCCGTTATCGATGGGTGGCAAGACCGGCACCGGCGACAATCGCATCGAAGCCGTTGGCGCCGGCGGGCGGGTCATCAGTTCCAAGTCGATCAACCGCACCGCGACCTTTGTGTTCTACATCGGCGACAGCCATTTCGGCACCCTCACCGCCTATGTACCGGGGGCTTCGGCGCAGAATTTCAAGTTCACCTCGGCCTTGCCGGTACAAGTGCTCAAGGGCATGGCGCCGTTCCTCTCGCCGTACCTGCAACCGGGTAGCCATACCCAGTGCCAGCCTTTGGTGGCGCGCCATTGA
- the purT gene encoding formate-dependent phosphoribosylglycinamide formyltransferase, which yields MTRIGTPLSPTATRVLLCGSGELGKEVVIELQRLGVEVIAVDRYANAPAMQVAHRSHVINMLDGAALRAVIEAEKPHFIVPEIEAIATATLVELEAEGFTVIPTARAAQLTMNREGIRRLAAEELGLPTSPYFFADTVEDYRKAVETLGFPCVVKPVMSSSGKGQSLLRSADDVQKAWDYAQEGGRAGKGRVIIEGFIDFDYEITLLTVRHVGGTTFCAPVGHRQEKGDYQESWQPQAMSPVALAESERVAKAVTEALGGRGLFGVELFIKGDQVWFSEVSPRPHDTGLVTLISQDLSQFALHARAILGLPIPLIRQFGPSASAVILVEGQSTQTAFANLGAALAEPDTALRLFGKPEVNGQRRLGVALARDESIDAARAKATRASQAVKIEL from the coding sequence ATGACCCGTATCGGAACTCCATTGTCGCCCACCGCGACCCGCGTTTTGTTGTGTGGCAGCGGTGAACTGGGCAAGGAAGTGGTAATCGAACTGCAGCGCCTGGGCGTTGAAGTGATTGCCGTGGATCGCTACGCCAACGCGCCGGCCATGCAAGTGGCCCATCGCAGCCATGTGATCAACATGCTCGATGGCGCGGCCCTGCGCGCGGTGATCGAGGCCGAGAAGCCGCACTTCATCGTGCCGGAAATCGAAGCCATCGCCACCGCCACGCTGGTGGAACTGGAAGCTGAAGGCTTCACCGTGATCCCCACCGCTCGTGCCGCGCAACTGACCATGAACCGCGAAGGCATCCGGCGCCTGGCCGCCGAAGAGTTGGGTCTGCCGACCTCGCCGTATTTCTTCGCCGACACCGTGGAAGACTACCGCAAGGCCGTTGAAACCCTGGGCTTCCCGTGCGTGGTCAAGCCGGTGATGAGTTCCTCGGGCAAGGGCCAGAGCCTGCTGCGCAGTGCCGATGACGTGCAGAAAGCCTGGGACTACGCCCAGGAAGGCGGCCGTGCCGGCAAGGGCCGGGTGATCATCGAGGGCTTCATCGATTTCGACTATGAAATCACCCTGCTTACCGTGCGCCATGTTGGCGGCACCACCTTCTGCGCACCGGTCGGTCACCGCCAGGAAAAAGGCGACTATCAGGAATCCTGGCAGCCTCAGGCCATGAGCCCGGTGGCCCTGGCTGAATCCGAGCGCGTGGCTAAAGCCGTGACCGAAGCCTTGGGTGGTCGCGGCCTGTTTGGCGTCGAGCTGTTCATCAAGGGTGACCAGGTGTGGTTCAGCGAAGTCTCGCCGCGCCCACACGACACCGGCCTGGTGACGCTGATTTCCCAGGACCTGTCGCAGTTCGCCCTGCACGCCCGCGCCATCCTCGGCCTGCCGATCCCGCTGATCCGCCAGTTCGGCCCATCGGCCTCGGCGGTGATCCTGGTGGAAGGCCAGTCGACCCAGACCGCTTTCGCCAACCTCGGCGCTGCCCTGGCCGAACCGGACACCGCCCTGCGCCTGTTCGGTAAACCGGAAGTCAACGGCCAGCGCCGCCTGGGCGTGGCCCTGGCGCGAGACGAGTCCATCGACGCCGCCCGCGCCAAGGCGACCCGGGCTTCCCAGGCCGTCAAGATCGAGTTGTAA
- a CDS encoding pilus assembly protein, translating into MKRLLILCGLSLFSLMAQAGPQINVGVVYDYLEGDKSTYMKRIFNGGTSTAFVKVDILEILYSDDGSYLEVPLQDQDGVLARNGLMASPARLIVPANGMQGTRLLFMGDRSKERYFRVRFVPVVPEAEDEFAVSAEEREQYKKERIAAGVKVLAGFGTVFFVRPKETRFETAIDDSADRYLVRNNGNSVVVIDEFKDCAAQKDNDCRPTTKHHVMAGRTFSFDKEPGREYRFSLIEGREEKAIEIKG; encoded by the coding sequence ATGAAACGCTTATTGATTCTGTGTGGTTTGTCGCTGTTTTCGCTGATGGCCCAGGCCGGGCCGCAGATTAATGTTGGGGTGGTCTACGACTATCTCGAAGGCGACAAGAGCACCTATATGAAACGGATCTTCAACGGCGGAACGTCCACCGCATTCGTCAAGGTCGACATCCTCGAGATTCTTTACAGCGACGACGGCAGCTACCTGGAGGTGCCGCTGCAGGATCAGGACGGCGTGCTCGCCAGAAATGGTCTGATGGCGAGCCCGGCGCGCCTGATCGTGCCGGCCAACGGCATGCAGGGCACGCGTCTGCTGTTCATGGGCGACCGCAGCAAGGAGCGGTACTTCCGGGTTCGCTTCGTCCCGGTGGTGCCGGAGGCCGAGGACGAGTTCGCCGTCAGCGCCGAGGAACGCGAGCAATACAAGAAGGAACGGATCGCCGCCGGGGTGAAGGTGCTGGCCGGCTTCGGCACGGTGTTTTTTGTCAGGCCCAAGGAGACCCGTTTCGAGACGGCCATCGATGACAGCGCCGATCGCTACCTGGTGCGCAACAACGGCAACAGCGTGGTGGTGATCGATGAGTTCAAGGATTGCGCTGCGCAAAAAGACAACGATTGCCGGCCGACCACCAAGCACCATGTCATGGCCGGTCGCACCTTTTCGTTCGACAAGGAGCCTGGGCGTGAATACCGCTTCAGCCTGATCGAAGGTCGCGAGGAAAAAGCCATTGAGATCAAAGGCTGA
- a CDS encoding TcfC E-set like domain-containing protein, producing MFVMTPIVGALALLLCASALAAPTAPGTTPRSLLSQAKGLPEEFEAHFFDVPLAVRMELDQQYLGEAMVVLTRDDRITLLEFTDTQDSPIPPVERGQWEQLLKQGRALGACEAKCTAGLLAVHYSLEHSLVSILTEKVERGSVEKRYYDQPQGGSLGLIVNNQLNLNGGQEQDTGGRYGLNASSSVGNWTQSFDLQLSRLGGPDDKLYHAVHELHTQREMQDSFLRLGYFMPGSDGLNRQIRSFGANPDTALGVMYGSSDSLVINNPKPSVYPIYVTASRQAAVEIYRNGLLLNTQAVSAGLQSLDTRPLPGGIYEVEVRLIEDGQTTATSQELVYKPNNWRSADDRWRYNLFAGRETKLLSNWDDQPSGFTTAGVGLNYLLHPRVVLGLSTRQVQDKLQYGTSVDWTLPANTSFFANVYQTEQYGTGMDLQALYSYGLGSVVASHNRSWLDTRNTYETLPDGTRIRQRDVFVGQTSNSSLSVSHRLSNKSSINGRLFYSEGNVEGAGVDLGWTQRGKLGGSDANWRWSVFDRPGTSSTADRRNRGVDLSVSVALGGPGEYWSGSIGTRTSRDGTRDNNGSLSYRRDLQDHVLQSVSATVLADTYGVGLSGLASFDTDTVYGDGFIQRSSYNNNLTGGLNLSSTVAVGGQKVAFTGLPQSGGAGMIVDVETDLDDIVLLADDLTGGTTTLRPGRNFVPITAYQNSLLTFDFDGVHPPAANIEPSRSRYHLNKGGVDYRKVSVMRSVTVLGRLLDAQGQPLKGHHVINHASRGVSEVDGFFSMEMNASSPTLEVRYGNDLLCQFRLDPDNANSEGDVLMIGDLRCTPDTLADSNNPIETAG from the coding sequence ATGTTTGTGATGACACCCATCGTGGGTGCGCTGGCGCTGTTGTTGTGCGCCAGTGCATTGGCTGCGCCGACCGCCCCGGGTACGACGCCCAGAAGTCTGTTGTCCCAGGCCAAGGGGCTGCCGGAGGAGTTTGAAGCCCACTTTTTCGATGTGCCTCTGGCGGTTCGTATGGAACTCGATCAACAGTACCTCGGCGAAGCCATGGTGGTGTTGACACGCGATGATCGTATTACCTTGCTCGAATTCACCGACACCCAGGACAGCCCGATCCCGCCCGTCGAGCGCGGGCAATGGGAGCAACTGCTCAAACAGGGGCGCGCCTTGGGTGCCTGCGAAGCCAAATGCACGGCGGGGCTGCTGGCGGTGCATTACAGCCTTGAACATTCACTGGTGTCGATCCTCACTGAAAAAGTGGAGCGCGGCAGCGTGGAGAAACGTTATTACGATCAGCCACAGGGGGGCAGTCTGGGCTTGATCGTCAATAACCAACTCAATCTCAACGGTGGTCAGGAGCAGGATACGGGCGGGCGTTATGGCCTCAATGCCAGTTCCAGCGTGGGCAACTGGACCCAGTCGTTCGATCTGCAGCTTTCGCGCCTGGGCGGGCCGGACGATAAGCTCTACCACGCCGTTCATGAGTTGCACACCCAGCGCGAGATGCAAGACAGTTTTTTGCGCCTGGGTTATTTCATGCCGGGCTCCGATGGTTTGAACCGTCAGATCCGTTCGTTCGGGGCCAACCCGGATACCGCGCTGGGGGTCATGTACGGCAGTTCCGACAGCCTGGTGATCAATAATCCCAAGCCCAGCGTGTACCCCATTTATGTCACCGCCAGTCGTCAGGCGGCGGTAGAGATCTATCGCAACGGCCTGTTGCTCAATACCCAGGCCGTCAGCGCCGGCTTGCAGAGCCTGGATACCCGGCCATTGCCTGGCGGCATCTATGAAGTGGAAGTGCGGCTGATTGAAGACGGGCAGACCACCGCCACGTCCCAGGAGCTGGTCTACAAGCCCAACAACTGGCGCAGCGCCGATGATCGCTGGCGCTACAACCTGTTTGCCGGCCGTGAAACCAAACTGCTGAGCAACTGGGACGATCAACCCTCGGGCTTCACGACTGCCGGGGTCGGTCTCAATTACTTGCTGCACCCGCGAGTGGTGTTGGGGCTTTCCACGCGCCAGGTGCAGGACAAGCTGCAGTACGGCACCTCGGTGGACTGGACGCTGCCCGCCAACACCAGCTTCTTTGCCAACGTTTACCAGACCGAGCAATACGGCACTGGCATGGACCTGCAGGCGCTGTACAGCTACGGTCTGGGCAGTGTGGTGGCCAGCCATAATCGCAGTTGGCTGGACACGCGCAACACTTACGAAACCCTGCCTGACGGCACCCGTATCCGCCAGCGCGACGTGTTCGTCGGCCAGACCAGCAATTCGTCGCTGTCGGTCTCCCATCGACTGAGCAACAAGTCGTCGATCAACGGGCGGCTGTTCTACAGCGAAGGCAATGTCGAGGGCGCCGGTGTGGACCTGGGATGGACCCAGCGTGGCAAGCTTGGCGGCAGCGATGCCAACTGGCGGTGGTCGGTGTTCGACCGTCCGGGCACCTCCAGTACCGCCGATCGACGAAATCGCGGCGTGGACCTGAGCGTCAGCGTGGCCTTGGGCGGGCCGGGCGAGTATTGGTCGGGCAGTATCGGCACCCGCACATCCCGTGACGGAACGCGGGACAACAATGGGTCGCTGAGCTATCGCCGGGACCTGCAGGATCACGTGCTGCAAAGCGTGTCCGCCACGGTACTGGCCGATACCTATGGCGTGGGCCTGTCCGGCCTCGCCAGTTTCGACACCGATACGGTGTACGGCGACGGTTTCATCCAGCGCTCTTCCTACAACAACAACCTCACCGGTGGCTTGAACCTCAGCAGCACGGTGGCCGTGGGTGGCCAGAAAGTCGCCTTCACCGGCCTGCCCCAGAGTGGCGGCGCGGGCATGATCGTGGATGTGGAAACCGACCTGGACGACATCGTCCTGCTCGCCGACGACCTGACGGGTGGCACCACCACCTTGCGTCCCGGCCGCAACTTCGTGCCCATCACCGCCTATCAGAACAGCCTGTTGACCTTCGACTTCGACGGCGTGCATCCACCGGCGGCCAACATCGAGCCTTCACGCAGCCGCTATCACTTGAACAAAGGGGGCGTGGACTACCGCAAAGTCAGCGTGATGAGAAGCGTGACCGTGCTCGGTCGTCTGCTGGACGCGCAGGGCCAGCCGCTCAAGGGCCATCACGTGATCAACCACGCCAGCCGTGGAGTCAGCGAGGTGGATGGTTTCTTCTCCATGGAGATGAACGCCAGCTCCCCGACGCTTGAAGTGCGCTATGGCAATGACTTGCTTTGCCAGTTCCGCCTCGACCCGGATAACGCCAACAGCGAGGGCGATGTGTTGATGATCGGTGATTTGCGCTGCACGCCAGACACCCTGGCCGACAGCAACAACCCGATCGAGACGGCGGGTTGA